Proteins encoded by one window of Dietzia sp. B32:
- a CDS encoding 3-ketosteroid-delta-1-dehydrogenase: protein MATSALPAGPRAEETTVDVLVIGSGTGMAAALASHEHGLSVLVVEKTEYVGGSTARSGGAFWIPGNETLRAGGAPDTPEAAREYLLAVVGDSAPSRRWEAFLDHGRDAVAMLRRTTPMDFFWARGYSDYHPEKPGGSPLGRTCECSPFDASVLGDERGRLRPGVLEAPVPMPVTGADYKWMNLMTRTPLRSWPRIAKRAVQGIGGMALGREYLAGGRALAAGMFAGLVRAGVPVWTNTALVELTTQDGRVTGAVVEQNGRRVVVTASRGVVLAAGGFDHDLTMRHEHQSTRLESVSLGAEGNTGDGIAAGRALGGGSALMEEAWWFPAVAPVGDASPQVLLAERSLPGSFMVDETGSRFINEASDYMSFGQEVLRREAAGAPVGDMWLVFDQRYRNSYVLAGSVFPRMALPKSWYEAGIAVRADDVGDLADRMAVSAGSLAATLERFNRLAGTGNDYDFQRGASAYDRYYGDPTVTPNPNLRPLSGTLYAVRVVLSDLGTCGGLTVDERARVLREDGTEVPGLYAIGNTAANAFGHRYPGAGATIGQGLVFGYVAAQDLASSASHSTPAV from the coding sequence GTGGCGACATCTGCACTACCAGCCGGCCCGCGGGCCGAGGAGACCACAGTCGACGTACTCGTCATCGGCTCGGGGACCGGAATGGCCGCCGCGCTCGCCTCCCACGAGCATGGCCTCAGTGTGCTCGTGGTGGAGAAGACCGAGTACGTGGGTGGATCGACCGCGCGGTCGGGCGGGGCATTCTGGATCCCGGGGAACGAGACGCTTCGGGCGGGAGGCGCCCCGGACACGCCTGAGGCGGCTCGGGAGTATCTCCTGGCCGTAGTCGGTGACAGTGCGCCGAGCCGGCGCTGGGAGGCGTTTCTCGACCACGGGCGAGACGCCGTCGCGATGCTCCGTCGTACGACCCCGATGGACTTCTTCTGGGCGCGTGGCTACTCCGACTACCACCCCGAGAAACCCGGTGGCTCGCCGCTCGGCCGCACCTGTGAGTGCTCGCCGTTCGATGCCTCCGTCCTAGGAGACGAGCGCGGGCGGTTGCGGCCAGGAGTCCTCGAGGCGCCCGTTCCGATGCCCGTCACGGGAGCCGACTACAAGTGGATGAACCTCATGACGCGGACTCCACTTCGTTCATGGCCGCGTATTGCCAAGCGGGCGGTACAGGGAATCGGCGGTATGGCCCTCGGTCGCGAGTACCTTGCCGGGGGCCGGGCGCTCGCGGCCGGCATGTTCGCGGGTCTGGTCCGCGCCGGAGTGCCGGTGTGGACGAACACCGCACTGGTAGAGCTGACCACGCAGGACGGCCGCGTCACCGGAGCCGTGGTGGAGCAGAACGGACGGCGTGTCGTGGTGACGGCCAGTCGCGGAGTGGTACTCGCAGCTGGCGGATTCGACCACGACCTGACTATGCGGCATGAACACCAATCAACCCGGCTGGAGAGCGTCAGCCTGGGCGCCGAGGGCAATACGGGCGACGGGATCGCGGCAGGTCGCGCACTCGGAGGCGGATCGGCGCTGATGGAGGAGGCCTGGTGGTTCCCCGCGGTCGCACCGGTGGGAGACGCCAGCCCGCAGGTGCTGCTGGCGGAGCGGTCATTACCGGGTTCCTTCATGGTCGACGAGACCGGCTCGCGATTCATCAACGAAGCCAGCGACTACATGTCGTTCGGGCAGGAGGTCCTGCGTCGGGAGGCTGCAGGTGCCCCGGTCGGTGATATGTGGCTGGTGTTCGATCAGCGCTACCGGAACAGCTACGTGCTGGCTGGCTCGGTCTTTCCGAGAATGGCCCTACCGAAGAGCTGGTACGAGGCAGGCATCGCCGTGCGCGCTGATGACGTGGGGGATCTCGCCGATCGTATGGCAGTGTCCGCCGGTTCCCTCGCGGCCACGCTGGAACGATTCAACCGGCTGGCGGGAACGGGAAACGACTACGACTTCCAGCGCGGCGCCAGCGCGTATGACCGCTACTACGGCGATCCCACCGTCACCCCCAACCCGAACCTCCGGCCCCTGTCCGGAACGCTGTACGCCGTCCGGGTCGTCCTATCCGACCTCGGGACATGCGGTGGACTGACGGTCGACGAGCGTGCCCGTGTCCTGCGAGAGGACGGCACCGAGGTACCTGGCCTGTACGCCATCGGGAACACGGCCGCGAACGCCTTCGGCCACCGGTACCCCGGCGCCGGCGCCACGATCGGACAAGGACTGGTCTTCGGATACGTGGCGGCGCAGGATCTCGCGTCGTCAGCCAGTCACAGCACACCGGCCGTCTGA
- a CDS encoding NADH:flavin oxidoreductase: MTDKRSVFEPVQLGPVTLRNRTIKAATSEGRSPEGKVTDELIAFHEGFARGGVGMTTLAYCATTRAGFSAPGQILMTRDAVPGLREFTDTMHAAGAKASAQLGHAGPVGSKKITGQQPMAPSRFLSPTSFQLSRGISLEEIREATRQFADAAELAVESGFDAVELHFGHLYLPSAFLSPWINKRKDGYGGSIENRTRFVREIAEAVKQRIGDSAAVIAKLSMTDGIKGSIRLEESLQSARMLDEDGHLDALELTQGSSVFHQMYLFRGDVPIEGFAGAMSEPFKTGVKLLGKPILGEYEYHDLYMLDDARQFVRSMKNTRLILLGGINSLDHMQTGLDEGFDFVAMGRALLREPDLVSRMEVRPMIAGRCDHNNGCMFTVYGATHCVYEPTYAMAGE; the protein is encoded by the coding sequence ATGACCGACAAGCGTTCCGTTTTCGAACCGGTTCAGCTCGGGCCGGTGACACTGCGCAACCGCACGATCAAGGCGGCCACGTCAGAGGGACGGTCCCCGGAGGGGAAGGTGACCGACGAGCTCATCGCGTTCCACGAGGGGTTCGCGCGGGGCGGGGTGGGGATGACCACTCTCGCCTACTGCGCGACGACCCGCGCCGGCTTCTCGGCACCAGGGCAGATCCTCATGACACGCGATGCCGTTCCCGGGTTGCGGGAGTTCACGGACACGATGCACGCTGCAGGTGCGAAGGCCTCGGCGCAGTTGGGGCATGCCGGCCCGGTAGGGAGTAAGAAGATCACCGGGCAGCAGCCGATGGCTCCGAGTCGCTTTCTCAGCCCGACGTCCTTCCAGCTCTCGCGTGGCATCTCGCTGGAGGAGATTCGAGAGGCGACCAGGCAGTTCGCCGACGCTGCCGAGCTCGCCGTGGAATCAGGCTTCGACGCCGTCGAGTTGCACTTCGGGCATCTCTATCTGCCGAGCGCCTTCCTATCCCCGTGGATCAACAAGCGCAAGGACGGATACGGCGGTTCGATAGAGAACCGCACCCGGTTCGTCCGCGAGATCGCCGAAGCCGTTAAACAGCGGATCGGCGACTCCGCCGCGGTCATCGCCAAGCTGTCGATGACCGACGGGATCAAGGGATCGATCCGGCTCGAGGAGTCGCTGCAGTCTGCGCGGATGTTGGACGAGGACGGCCATCTCGACGCGCTCGAACTCACGCAGGGGTCGAGCGTGTTCCATCAGATGTACCTGTTCCGTGGCGATGTCCCGATCGAGGGTTTCGCCGGTGCGATGAGCGAACCGTTCAAGACGGGCGTGAAGCTGCTCGGCAAGCCCATCCTGGGGGAGTACGAATACCACGATCTGTACATGCTCGACGATGCGCGCCAGTTCGTGCGAAGCATGAAGAACACCCGGCTGATCCTGCTCGGCGGGATCAACAGCCTCGACCACATGCAGACCGGGTTGGACGAGGGTTTCGACTTCGTCGCAATGGGACGGGCCCTGTTGCGCGAGCCGGACCTCGTCAGCCGGATGGAGGTCCGGCCGATGATCGCGGGCCGGTGCGACCACAACAACGGATGCATGTTCACCGTCTACGGCGCGACGCACTGCGTCTATGAGCCGACCTACGCGATGGCAGGTGAGTGA
- a CDS encoding nuclear transport factor 2 family protein, with translation MISETGGGVPADSRLTADGVSNRVVGNERLGQTIRELMDGGERVTSVHHGHTPIIEFTSDTTATGIWAMEDMLWWSHPDGAEEHLHGYGHYHEEYRLVDDVWLISYRSLTRTRVDHTPRFHDAIPTS, from the coding sequence GTGATCTCGGAGACGGGGGGCGGGGTCCCCGCCGACAGTCGACTGACTGCCGACGGGGTCTCCAACCGGGTGGTCGGCAACGAGCGGCTCGGGCAGACCATCCGGGAACTCATGGACGGCGGCGAGCGCGTCACCTCGGTCCACCACGGGCACACGCCCATCATCGAGTTCACCTCCGACACCACCGCCACGGGCATCTGGGCGATGGAAGACATGCTTTGGTGGTCCCATCCGGACGGCGCCGAGGAGCACCTGCACGGCTACGGGCACTATCACGAGGAGTACCGGCTGGTCGACGACGTGTGGCTGATCAGCTACCGCAGCCTCACCCGCACCCGCGTCGACCACACGCCGCGGTTCCACGACGCGATCCCCACCAGCTGA
- a CDS encoding glutaminase, with protein MKTPVPDYLLEIRDACSNGDAGRLADYIPELAAVDPDRFAVAACTMDGIVYTAGDADAEFTIQSMSKPFVYALALRDRGIEAVLEKVEVEPSGDAFNQISLDRETGRPRNPMINIGAITTHTLVSEPDATQDDRDEAVRQGLSAFAGRELGVDDAVLDSELRTAFRNRAMANLVRAGGIIANDPDEVVRGYTRQCAYRVTVRDLAVMAVTLATGGINPVTKERVVSAPVARQVLAVMATCGMYDAAGDWMSTVGIPAKSGVSGGIFGALPGQVGLGVFSPRLDEHGHSVEGVRTFERLSHDLELHLMNTTVTDVEAVRSVRFDEISGRRTFRLQGPMTFASAEQVLRRLAEIPEGPSEVTLDLSRVSSVNASARRMLLEAMTRLSADGHVVGLADPGRRLPRPDLGDGTRPVNRRAAR; from the coding sequence GTGAAGACGCCGGTACCTGACTATCTGCTCGAGATCCGCGACGCCTGCTCGAACGGTGACGCCGGCCGGCTCGCCGACTACATCCCCGAGCTCGCGGCCGTGGACCCCGACCGGTTCGCGGTGGCCGCCTGCACGATGGACGGCATCGTCTACACCGCCGGGGACGCGGACGCCGAGTTCACCATCCAGTCGATGAGCAAGCCGTTCGTCTATGCGCTCGCGCTGCGGGACCGGGGAATCGAGGCGGTCCTGGAGAAGGTCGAGGTGGAGCCGTCCGGGGACGCGTTCAACCAGATCTCCCTGGACCGCGAGACGGGCCGGCCGCGCAACCCGATGATCAACATCGGGGCCATCACCACGCACACGCTGGTGAGCGAGCCCGACGCGACCCAGGACGACCGCGACGAGGCGGTGCGGCAGGGGTTGTCCGCCTTCGCGGGCCGCGAGCTCGGAGTGGACGACGCCGTGCTCGACTCGGAGCTGCGCACGGCGTTCCGCAACCGGGCCATGGCCAACCTCGTGCGCGCGGGCGGGATCATCGCGAACGACCCGGATGAGGTGGTGCGCGGCTACACCCGGCAGTGCGCCTACCGGGTGACCGTGCGCGACCTGGCGGTGATGGCGGTGACGCTGGCGACGGGCGGCATCAACCCGGTCACCAAGGAGCGCGTGGTGTCGGCGCCGGTCGCCCGGCAGGTGCTCGCTGTGATGGCCACCTGCGGCATGTACGACGCTGCGGGGGACTGGATGTCCACCGTGGGGATCCCCGCCAAGAGCGGGGTGTCGGGCGGGATCTTCGGTGCCCTGCCCGGGCAGGTCGGGCTCGGGGTGTTCTCCCCGCGGCTCGACGAGCACGGCCACAGCGTGGAGGGGGTGCGCACCTTCGAGCGGCTGTCCCACGACCTCGAGTTGCACCTGATGAACACCACCGTCACGGACGTGGAGGCCGTCCGCTCGGTGCGGTTCGACGAGATCTCCGGGCGCCGCACCTTCCGGCTGCAGGGCCCCATGACGTTCGCCAGCGCCGAACAGGTCCTGCGACGCCTCGCCGAGATCCCCGAGGGGCCGAGCGAGGTGACCCTGGACCTCAGCCGCGTGTCCTCGGTCAACGCCAGCGCGCGCCGGATGCTGCTCGAGGCGATGACGCGGTTGTCGGCGGACGGCCACGTCGTCGGTCTGGCCGACCCGGGCCGGCGCCTGCCCCGACCGGATCTGGGCGACGGGACCCGGCCGGTCAACAGGCGGGCGGCGCGCTGA
- a CDS encoding cupin domain-containing protein yields the protein MSPTDQGPNPFVVDIEDATLANDNYRTTLWTGSHMQLTVMSIKPGDDIGLEVHDDHDQFLRVEAGKGRVEMGPAKDQLDFVREVSDDWVILVPAGSWHNVTNIGEDDLKVYSLYGPPEHEHGTVHPTKADDHHDH from the coding sequence ATGAGCCCCACCGATCAGGGTCCGAACCCGTTCGTCGTCGACATCGAGGACGCCACCCTCGCCAACGACAACTACCGCACCACGCTGTGGACGGGATCGCACATGCAGCTCACCGTCATGAGCATCAAGCCCGGGGACGACATCGGTCTCGAGGTCCACGACGACCACGACCAGTTCCTGCGCGTCGAGGCCGGGAAGGGTCGGGTCGAGATGGGCCCCGCGAAGGATCAGCTCGACTTCGTGCGCGAGGTCTCCGACGACTGGGTCATCCTCGTGCCCGCCGGGAGCTGGCACAACGTCACCAACATCGGTGAGGACGACCTCAAGGTGTACTCGCTGTACGGTCCGCCGGAGCACGAGCACGGGACCGTCCACCCGACCAAGGCGGACGACCATCACGACCACTGA
- a CDS encoding fasciclin domain-containing protein, with the protein MRSRPQRGAVVVVGEGGVLDVDDERVRTLIGGAHRCSCFFVDGCTRWPAASVPSRVSTTPGTLASKGILPSRGPGDISPSRHGATTIRPRGFTYPLRSADTTEETGAAAEGDIVDTANAAGDFTTLTQAIEAAGLTETLKGPGPFTVFAPTDEAFEALPEGTLDELLADPTGDLAQILQYHVIEGEVPAADVLEMDGQTVATLQGGELTVEVEGENVALVDGNGTRVNVVQTDVDATNGVIHVLDGVLMPPA; encoded by the coding sequence GTGCGATCCCGTCCACAGCGTGGTGCGGTAGTTGTCGTTGGCGAGGGTGGCGTCCTCGATGTCGACGACGAACGGGTTCGGACCCTGATCGGTGGGGCTCATCGATGCTCCTGCTTCTTCGTAGACGGGTGTACGCGGTGGCCGGCGGCCAGCGTTCCGTCTCGAGTTTCGACGACTCCCGGGACGCTCGCAAGCAAGGGCATCCTCCCGAGTCGCGGCCCGGGCGACATTTCCCCATCCCGTCACGGGGCCACAACGATCAGGCCACGAGGGTTCACGTACCCCCTGCGCAGTGCGGACACCACCGAGGAGACCGGCGCTGCGGCCGAGGGCGACATCGTCGACACCGCGAACGCCGCGGGCGACTTCACCACCCTCACCCAGGCCATCGAGGCCGCGGGCCTGACGGAGACCCTCAAGGGGCCCGGTCCGTTCACGGTCTTCGCCCCCACGGACGAGGCGTTCGAGGCCCTGCCCGAGGGCACGCTGGACGAGCTGCTGGCCGACCCCACGGGCGACCTGGCGCAGATCCTGCAGTACCACGTGATCGAGGGTGAGGTCCCGGCCGCCGACGTACTCGAGATGGACGGCCAGACGGTCGCGACCCTCCAGGGCGGGGAGCTCACGGTCGAGGTGGAGGGCGAGAACGTCGCCCTCGTCGATGGGAACGGCACCCGCGTCAACGTCGTCCAGACCGACGTGGACGCCACCAACGGCGTCATCCACGTCCTCGACGGAGTCCTGATGCCGCCCGCCTGA